In Jejubacter calystegiae, the following are encoded in one genomic region:
- a CDS encoding type I secretion system permease/ATPase gives MPKYSAMKFIIHSFRNHKRSLWYIALFSSLINLLILFPSIYMLQVYDRVLPSRNEITLIMLSIMVVGALGMIALLEYCRSMITIWISKQVDDKLSRSVYQAAFIANLHRKNQDTAACLNDVTTVRQFFTGNAIFAFIDAPWFPVFILVIFLFNPLLGLFALAGSALLMTLALINHKLIQQPLSEAGKLSHQSTNMAGITLRHASTIEAMGLLPNFQRRWWAIHEKFIQLQQQASEYNTRLTSITRFTRMSLQSLILGLGGWLTINGQLTPGMMIAGSILLGRALAPIEQLIIAWKQWGNTRSALIRLDNLLASHPTASAKMALPTPQGRLDLKNVALASAQDSDKMILNQITFSLNAGEVLGIIGASASGKSTLAQLILGLQPATSGTVRIDGADIRQWDRTQLGPSIGYLSQEVEIFPGSIAENIARFNTIDANKVIEAAKLAGVHEMILRLPGGYDTLAEHGGVRLSGGQKQRIALARALYDSPKLVVLDEPDASLDDAGIIALAQALTALQKIKTTVILITHRKQLLSLTHKVLVMQEGRIGEFGETRSILTKMIKPVSAIKQQATA, from the coding sequence ATGCCCAAATACTCAGCGATGAAATTCATTATTCATTCCTTCAGGAATCACAAACGTTCCCTGTGGTACATTGCTTTATTTTCATCTCTTATCAATCTACTGATTCTCTTTCCTTCTATTTATATGCTACAGGTTTACGATCGCGTGCTCCCCTCTCGTAATGAGATCACTCTTATCATGCTGAGTATCATGGTAGTAGGCGCATTGGGAATGATAGCGTTACTGGAATACTGCCGTAGCATGATCACCATCTGGATCAGTAAACAGGTTGACGATAAATTGAGCCGCTCCGTTTATCAGGCTGCCTTCATTGCTAACTTACACCGGAAAAACCAGGATACAGCCGCCTGTTTAAATGATGTCACAACGGTACGTCAGTTTTTCACAGGTAACGCAATTTTTGCCTTTATTGATGCCCCCTGGTTTCCGGTTTTTATCCTGGTTATCTTTCTTTTTAATCCACTATTGGGGTTATTTGCGCTGGCAGGCTCTGCATTACTAATGACTCTGGCACTTATCAACCATAAACTCATACAACAACCACTGTCGGAGGCTGGAAAACTGTCACACCAGTCGACAAATATGGCTGGCATAACGCTACGCCACGCTTCAACCATTGAAGCGATGGGTTTGCTGCCTAATTTTCAACGACGCTGGTGGGCAATACATGAAAAATTCATCCAACTACAGCAACAGGCCAGTGAATATAACACTCGCCTGACTTCCATCACGCGCTTTACCCGTATGTCCTTACAGTCGCTCATTCTCGGCCTTGGTGGTTGGCTGACAATTAACGGGCAACTGACGCCGGGAATGATGATCGCTGGCTCTATCCTGCTTGGTCGCGCCCTTGCTCCTATTGAACAGCTAATTATCGCCTGGAAACAGTGGGGTAATACGCGCAGCGCACTAATCAGGCTGGATAACCTATTAGCGTCACATCCCACCGCATCGGCTAAAATGGCGTTACCCACACCACAGGGCAGACTGGATCTTAAAAACGTGGCTCTGGCATCAGCCCAGGACAGCGATAAAATGATTCTCAACCAGATTACTTTCAGTCTCAATGCCGGCGAGGTACTGGGCATCATCGGCGCCAGTGCATCAGGAAAAAGCACGTTGGCACAACTGATTCTGGGCCTGCAACCCGCGACCAGCGGCACTGTACGTATTGACGGCGCCGATATACGACAATGGGATCGTACCCAACTCGGTCCGTCTATCGGTTATCTGTCGCAGGAGGTTGAAATATTCCCCGGCAGCATCGCAGAAAATATTGCCCGCTTTAACACAATAGATGCCAACAAGGTCATTGAAGCAGCCAAACTGGCAGGTGTACACGAGATGATCCTGCGTCTGCCGGGAGGCTATGACACCCTGGCAGAGCATGGTGGCGTTAGATTATCCGGAGGTCAGAAACAACGCATCGCTCTGGCTCGTGCTCTGTACGATTCGCCCAAGCTAGTGGTACTGGATGAACCTGATGCCAGCCTGGACGACGCCGGTATCATCGCATTAGCCCAGGCGCTAACGGCGCTACAAAAAATAAAAACGACTGTCATTTTAATAACGCATCGCAAACAGTTGCTTTCACTCACCCATAAAGTTCTGGTCATGCAGGAAGGCAGGATCGGTGAGTTTGGAGAAACCCGTTCGATATTAACCAAAATGATTAAACCGGTTTCAGCAATAAAGCAACAAGCAACAGCATAA
- the metF gene encoding methylenetetrahydrofolate reductase has product MSFFHAHQREALNQSLAELHGEINVSFEFFPPRTSEMEQTLWNSIDRLSSLKPKFVSVTYGANSGERDRTHSIIKGIKDRTGLEAAPHLTCIDACRDELRTIARDYWENGIRHIVALRGDLPEGNGRPEMYAADLVALLKEVADFDISVAAYPEVHPEAKSAQADLINLKRKIDAGANRAITQFFFDVESYLRFRDRCVATGIDVEIVPGILPVSNYKQLQKFATLTNVRVPKWMDSMFDGLDNDPETRKLVGANIAMDMVKILSREGVKDFHFYTLNRAEMSYAICHTLGVRPAAA; this is encoded by the coding sequence ATGAGCTTCTTTCACGCCCATCAGCGGGAAGCCCTGAATCAGAGCCTGGCGGAGCTCCACGGGGAGATTAATGTTTCTTTTGAGTTTTTCCCGCCGCGTACCAGTGAAATGGAGCAGACCCTGTGGAACTCCATCGATCGTCTGAGCAGCCTGAAGCCTAAATTTGTCTCCGTCACCTATGGGGCCAACTCCGGCGAGCGCGATCGTACACACAGTATTATCAAGGGCATTAAAGATCGCACTGGCCTTGAAGCGGCACCACACCTGACCTGCATTGATGCCTGTCGCGACGAATTGCGCACCATTGCCCGGGATTACTGGGAAAACGGTATCCGTCATATTGTGGCACTGCGTGGCGACCTGCCGGAAGGCAACGGCCGGCCGGAGATGTATGCCGCCGATCTGGTGGCGCTGCTGAAAGAGGTGGCGGACTTTGATATTTCGGTGGCGGCCTATCCGGAAGTGCATCCGGAAGCGAAGAGCGCCCAGGCCGATCTGATCAACCTGAAGCGCAAAATCGACGCTGGTGCTAACCGCGCGATTACCCAGTTCTTTTTTGACGTTGAAAGCTACCTGCGTTTTCGTGACCGCTGTGTCGCGACGGGCATCGATGTGGAGATTGTGCCGGGGATTCTGCCGGTCAGTAACTACAAGCAGCTGCAGAAATTTGCTACTCTGACCAACGTACGGGTGCCGAAGTGGATGGACAGTATGTTCGACGGTCTGGATAACGATCCGGAAACCCGCAAACTGGTGGGGGCCAATATCGCGATGGATATGGTGAAGATCCTGAGCCGCGAAGGCGTGAAAGATTTTCACTTCTATACCCTGAATCGTGCCGAGATGAGTTACGCCATTTGTCACACCCTGGGCGTTCGCCCGGCGGCTGCCTGA
- a CDS encoding Hcp family type VI secretion system effector — protein sequence MAIDIYLKVDGATGESKDSNHKNWIDVLSFHWGATQPGNMAVGGGGGTGKVNYKDLQIQALIDKATPAILKYCSSGKHITKVELSICKAGGSQIEYSRIVLEDVLVTQTEFTGVGNTDTIAVNYAFQASKVNLSYWEQSDSGTRGAESKAGWDIKQNKEV from the coding sequence ATGGCAATTGATATTTATCTGAAAGTGGATGGTGCAACAGGGGAATCTAAAGACTCAAACCATAAAAACTGGATTGATGTTCTGTCATTTCACTGGGGAGCGACACAACCGGGTAATATGGCCGTCGGCGGCGGCGGCGGTACCGGCAAAGTGAATTATAAAGACCTGCAGATTCAGGCACTGATCGATAAGGCTACGCCTGCTATTCTGAAGTATTGCTCCAGCGGAAAACATATCACTAAAGTCGAGCTTTCCATCTGTAAAGCAGGCGGCAGTCAGATCGAATACTCCCGAATCGTGCTGGAAGATGTGTTGGTGACTCAGACGGAATTTACCGGTGTGGGCAATACCGACACGATCGCCGTTAACTATGCTTTCCAGGCTTCAAAAGTGAATCTGAGCTATTGGGAGCAGAGCGACAGCGGTACGCGTGGTGCTGAAAGCAAAGCTGGTTGGGATATTAAGCAAAATAAAGAAGTTTAA
- a CDS encoding phosphoethanolamine transferase CptA, translated as MISSHKPATGSFSWRALLWVLVFFWFFSSVLQIVILYSGYSGTNGLRDSLLYSSLWLVPVFLFPGKTRLVAGIIGLVLWLASVCALAYYVIYGQEFSQSVLFVMFESNANEASEFFSQYFSLKLLAVVLIYTAVALFLWTRLRPVWIPTPWRYGVALAIFYGLILHPLVSDMVFKGKNAESAFNRLSSRMEPAAPWQLLISYTEYRDQLGNLEKLLSKNHALPPLKNMKDSSGDQPRTLVLVIGESTQRDRMSLYGYARKTTPELDALHASDPNLTVFNDVVTSRPYTIEILQQALTFANEQNPDLYLTQPSLMNMMKQAGYKTFWITNQQTMTERNTMLTVFSRQTDKQFYMNQQRTQSAREYDTNVLAPFKQVLADPAPKKFIVVHLLGTHIKYKYRYPDNWGKFDGDTQNVPPGLSSDRLESYNDYDNANLYNDHVLASLINDYKATDPNGFLLYFSDHGEEVYDTPPHNIQGRNESQPTRHMYNVPFILWRSEKWLAAHPRDLSGDVNRKYSSSELIHTWSDLAGLSYEGYDPSRSLVSPQFVPTTRWIGNPYQKGGLHDYDKLPYGKTAAQ; from the coding sequence ATGATTTCCTCGCATAAACCCGCTACCGGCTCTTTTAGCTGGCGAGCACTGCTGTGGGTTCTGGTCTTTTTCTGGTTTTTCTCCAGTGTATTACAGATTGTTATTTTATATTCCGGCTATAGCGGCACTAACGGGCTGCGCGACTCACTGCTCTACAGCTCGTTATGGCTGGTTCCGGTATTTCTGTTTCCGGGTAAAACACGGCTTGTTGCCGGTATTATTGGCCTTGTTCTCTGGCTTGCATCGGTGTGCGCTCTGGCTTATTACGTCATATATGGCCAGGAATTCTCGCAAAGTGTTTTATTTGTGATGTTTGAATCCAATGCTAATGAAGCCAGTGAATTTTTCAGTCAGTATTTTAGTCTGAAATTATTAGCTGTCGTATTAATTTACACCGCCGTGGCTCTTTTTTTATGGACCCGCCTGCGCCCGGTATGGATCCCCACCCCCTGGCGTTATGGCGTTGCCCTGGCCATTTTCTACGGATTAATTCTCCATCCATTGGTCAGCGATATGGTCTTTAAAGGGAAAAATGCGGAATCGGCATTTAACCGGCTCTCTTCGCGTATGGAGCCTGCGGCCCCCTGGCAGCTACTGATTAGCTATACGGAGTATCGCGATCAGCTGGGCAATCTGGAAAAGCTTCTCTCAAAAAACCACGCCCTGCCGCCGCTGAAAAATATGAAGGACAGCTCCGGCGATCAACCGCGCACCCTGGTTCTGGTGATTGGCGAATCCACCCAGCGCGATCGCATGAGTCTGTACGGTTACGCGCGTAAAACCACGCCAGAGCTGGATGCCCTGCATGCCAGCGATCCGAACCTGACCGTTTTTAACGACGTGGTGACTTCTCGTCCTTACACCATTGAGATCCTGCAACAGGCGCTAACCTTCGCCAACGAGCAGAACCCGGACCTTTATCTGACCCAGCCTTCGCTGATGAACATGATGAAGCAGGCGGGTTATAAGACGTTCTGGATCACCAACCAGCAGACCATGACCGAGCGCAACACCATGCTCACGGTCTTCTCGCGCCAGACGGATAAGCAGTTCTACATGAACCAGCAGCGAACCCAGAGCGCCCGCGAATACGACACCAACGTACTGGCGCCGTTTAAGCAGGTACTGGCCGACCCCGCGCCGAAGAAGTTTATTGTAGTGCACCTGCTGGGTACTCATATCAAGTATAAGTACCGCTATCCTGACAACTGGGGCAAATTCGACGGCGATACCCAAAACGTACCGCCGGGACTCTCTTCCGACCGTCTGGAGTCTTATAACGATTACGACAATGCCAACCTCTATAATGACCATGTGCTGGCCAGCCTGATCAACGACTATAAAGCGACGGATCCTAACGGTTTCCTGCTTTACTTCTCCGATCACGGCGAAGAGGTTTACGATACGCCGCCGCATAATATTCAGGGGCGTAACGAATCGCAGCCGACCCGCCACATGTATAACGTGCCCTTTATTCTTTGGCGTTCTGAAAAATGGCTGGCCGCGCATCCCCGGGATCTGAGCGGAGACGTCAATCGCAAGTACAGCAGTTCCGAGCTAATCCATACCTGGTCCGATCTGGCCGGTCTGAGCTACGAGGGTTACGACCCGAGCCGTTCCCTGGTCAGTCCACAATTTGTTCCCACCACCCGCTGGATAGGCAACCCCTACCAGAAAGGCGGGCTGCATGACTACGATAAGCTGCCGTACGGAAAAACGGCGGCACAATAA
- a CDS encoding aminoglycoside adenylyltransferase family protein, which translates to MELKRGVIVPEIAREAGRLVQLLAEGASAGWLFGSAVNGGLRPDSDVDVLVVVDEPLSEESRRAIVARLLTLSGEPGNDQGLRALELTIVQRANLIPWRYPPVSELVYGEWLRQDFLRGTIAGPAADPDLAIVLHQIRQCSLTLWGDNADWVIPPVPLSDIRRAIGDALPTLLAGVEGDERNVLLTLARMWLTLDTGEIAPKDVAAAWAVQRLTPEQGDLLALARLGYLGEVQDNWWNKKLQVATLVRLLSDKVVACLT; encoded by the coding sequence GTGGAGCTAAAAAGAGGCGTTATTGTGCCAGAGATAGCCCGTGAGGCCGGGCGGCTTGTGCAACTTCTGGCTGAAGGGGCGAGCGCGGGTTGGCTGTTCGGATCGGCGGTGAATGGCGGCTTAAGGCCGGATAGCGATGTGGATGTGCTGGTGGTGGTTGATGAGCCCCTTAGCGAAGAGTCGCGGCGGGCCATTGTTGCCAGACTACTGACTCTGTCAGGCGAGCCGGGCAATGACCAGGGGCTGCGCGCCCTGGAACTGACGATAGTACAGCGCGCTAACCTGATACCCTGGCGTTATCCGCCCGTGAGCGAACTGGTTTACGGCGAGTGGCTGAGGCAGGATTTTTTGCGGGGCACAATCGCCGGGCCAGCGGCCGATCCTGACCTGGCGATTGTGCTGCATCAGATCAGGCAGTGTAGCCTGACGCTGTGGGGCGATAATGCCGATTGGGTAATTCCCCCCGTTCCTCTGAGCGATATACGGCGCGCGATTGGCGATGCGCTTCCCACATTACTGGCGGGTGTCGAAGGCGACGAGCGTAACGTACTGCTTACCCTGGCGCGGATGTGGCTGACGCTGGATACCGGGGAGATTGCGCCTAAGGATGTTGCTGCCGCCTGGGCGGTACAGCGGTTGACGCCGGAGCAGGGGGATTTATTGGCACTGGCCCGCCTTGGTTATCTTGGCGAGGTACAGGACAACTGGTGGAACAAGAAATTGCAGGTAGCGACGCTGGTACGTCTGCTGAGCGATAAAGTCGTGGCCTGCCTGACATAA
- the ppc gene encoding phosphoenolpyruvate carboxylase — protein sequence MNEQYSALRSNVSMLGKLLGDTIKDALGENILERVETIRKLSKSSRAGNEADRQELLSTLQNLSNDELLPVARAFSQFLNLANTAEQFHSISARGEDASNPEILARTLRKLKSQPELSDAGIKRAIESLSLELVLTAHPTEITRRTLIHKMVEVNNCLKQLDHKDLADYERNQIMRRLRQLIAQSWHTDEIRKHRPTPVDEAKWGFAVVENSLWEGVPNYLRELNEQLETHFDYQLPVDCVPVRFTSWMGGDRDGNPNVTADITRHVLLLSRWKATDLFLKDIQVLVSELSMVECTDELRALAGAEGEQEPYRFIMKGLRSRLMATQAWLEARLKGQKLPKPEGLLTHNAELWEPLYACYQSLVACGMGIIANGDLLDTLRRVKTFGVPLVRIDIRQESTRHTEALGEMTRYLGIGDYESWSEADKQAFLVRELNSKRPLLPHQWDPSPETREVLDTCKVIAEAPQGSIAAYVISMAKTPSDVLAVHLLLKEAGIGFALPVAPLFETLEDLNNANDVMTQLLNIDWYRGFIQGKQMVMIGYSDSAKDAGVMAASWAQYQAQDALIKTCEKAGIELTLFHGRGGSIGRGGAPAHAALLSQPPGSLKGGLRVTEQGEMIRFKYGLPEITISSLSLYTGAILEANLLPPPEPKQAWRHIMDELSVLSCNMYRGYVRENQDFVPYFRSATPEVELGKLPLGSRPAKRRPTGGVESLRAIPWIFAWTQNRLMLPAWLGAGAALQKVVDDGKQSELEVMCRNWPFFSTRLGMLEMVFSKADLWLAEYYDQRLVDSSLWPLGKELRKQLAADIELVLAIANDSHLMADQPWIAESIALRNIYTDPLNVLQAELLHRSREAETQDKEPDPRVELALMVTIAGIAAGMRNTG from the coding sequence ATGAACGAACAATATTCTGCTTTGCGAAGCAATGTCAGTATGCTCGGCAAACTGCTTGGGGATACTATCAAGGATGCATTGGGAGAGAACATCCTTGAACGGGTGGAAACCATCCGCAAATTATCGAAGTCATCCCGGGCAGGCAATGAAGCCGACCGCCAGGAGTTGCTCAGCACGTTGCAGAATCTCTCTAACGATGAGTTACTCCCCGTTGCCCGCGCATTCAGTCAGTTCCTGAATCTGGCCAACACCGCGGAACAGTTCCACAGCATCTCCGCCAGAGGTGAGGATGCCAGTAACCCGGAAATACTGGCCCGTACCCTGCGTAAGCTGAAATCCCAGCCCGAGCTGAGCGACGCCGGTATCAAGCGCGCCATTGAAAGCCTTTCCCTGGAGCTGGTACTGACCGCCCACCCCACCGAAATCACACGCCGTACCCTGATTCACAAAATGGTTGAGGTTAACAACTGCCTCAAGCAGCTCGATCATAAAGATCTGGCCGACTACGAGCGCAACCAGATTATGCGCCGTCTCCGCCAGTTGATTGCCCAGTCCTGGCATACCGATGAGATCCGCAAACATCGTCCCACCCCGGTGGATGAAGCCAAATGGGGCTTCGCGGTGGTGGAAAACAGCCTGTGGGAAGGGGTGCCAAACTACCTGCGCGAGCTGAACGAACAGCTGGAAACCCACTTCGACTACCAGCTTCCGGTCGACTGTGTGCCAGTTCGCTTCACCTCCTGGATGGGCGGCGATCGCGACGGCAACCCGAACGTCACCGCAGATATCACCCGCCACGTCCTGTTACTGAGCCGCTGGAAGGCCACCGACCTGTTCCTTAAAGATATCCAGGTGCTGGTCTCCGAGCTTTCGATGGTGGAATGCACCGATGAGCTGCGCGCCCTTGCCGGCGCTGAAGGCGAACAGGAGCCGTATCGCTTTATCATGAAGGGGCTGCGCTCGCGCCTGATGGCGACCCAGGCCTGGCTGGAAGCGCGCCTGAAAGGGCAAAAACTGCCGAAGCCTGAAGGGCTGCTGACCCATAACGCCGAGTTATGGGAACCGCTCTACGCCTGCTACCAGTCGCTGGTCGCCTGCGGCATGGGCATTATCGCTAACGGCGATCTGCTCGATACCCTGCGTCGCGTAAAAACGTTCGGCGTGCCGCTGGTTCGCATCGATATTCGCCAGGAGAGCACCCGTCATACCGAAGCGCTGGGCGAAATGACCCGCTATCTGGGCATCGGCGATTACGAAAGCTGGTCAGAAGCCGACAAACAGGCCTTCCTGGTCCGCGAACTGAATTCCAAGCGTCCGCTGCTGCCGCACCAGTGGGATCCGAGCCCGGAAACCCGTGAAGTGCTGGATACCTGCAAAGTGATCGCCGAAGCGCCCCAGGGATCGATCGCCGCTTACGTGATCTCCATGGCCAAAACGCCGTCCGACGTACTGGCGGTCCATCTGCTGCTAAAAGAAGCGGGTATTGGCTTTGCGCTACCGGTGGCACCGCTGTTCGAAACCCTGGAAGATCTGAATAACGCCAACGACGTGATGACTCAGTTACTGAATATCGACTGGTATCGCGGCTTTATTCAGGGCAAGCAGATGGTGATGATCGGCTATTCCGACTCGGCGAAGGATGCCGGGGTAATGGCCGCCTCCTGGGCTCAGTACCAGGCGCAGGATGCGTTAATCAAAACCTGTGAAAAAGCGGGCATTGAGCTGACGCTGTTCCACGGTCGCGGTGGCTCCATCGGTCGCGGCGGCGCCCCTGCGCACGCAGCGTTGCTTTCCCAGCCTCCGGGCAGCCTGAAGGGCGGCCTGCGCGTGACCGAACAGGGCGAAATGATCCGCTTTAAATATGGTCTGCCGGAAATCACCATCAGCAGCCTGTCGCTCTATACCGGGGCGATTCTGGAAGCTAACCTGCTGCCGCCGCCGGAGCCGAAACAGGCCTGGCGTCATATCATGGATGAGCTGTCGGTACTTTCGTGCAATATGTACCGCGGCTATGTGCGTGAAAATCAGGACTTCGTGCCCTATTTCCGCTCCGCCACCCCGGAAGTAGAACTGGGCAAACTGCCGCTGGGCTCGCGTCCGGCCAAACGTCGCCCCACCGGCGGTGTGGAGTCGCTACGCGCTATTCCATGGATTTTCGCCTGGACCCAGAACCGCCTGATGCTGCCGGCCTGGCTTGGCGCCGGTGCCGCGCTGCAAAAAGTGGTGGATGACGGTAAGCAGAGCGAACTGGAAGTGATGTGCCGCAACTGGCCGTTCTTCTCCACCCGTCTGGGTATGCTGGAGATGGTGTTCTCCAAAGCAGACCTGTGGCTGGCGGAATATTACGACCAGCGTCTGGTGGATTCGTCACTGTGGCCGCTGGGTAAGGAATTGCGTAAGCAACTGGCGGCGGATATTGAACTGGTGCTGGCTATCGCCAACGATTCTCATCTGATGGCGGATCAGCCGTGGATTGCCGAATCCATCGCGCTGCGTAATATCTACACCGATCCGCTGAACGTACTGCAGGCCGAACTTCTGCACCGTTCCCGCGAAGCGGAAACCCAGGATAAAGAGCCGGATCCGCGCGTCGAACTGGCGCTGATGGTCACCATCGCCGGTATCGCCGCCGGGATGCGTAACACCGGCTAA
- the argE gene encoding acetylornithine deacetylase: MKTKLPPFIEIYRELIATPSISATEAALDQSNEALINLLAGWLETIGFQVEIQPVPETRNKFNLLATAGQGEGGLMLAGHTDTVPFDDGRWTRDPFTLTEHDNKLYGLGTADMKGFFAFIVDALRDMDVKTLKKPLYILATADEETSMAGARYFSQSSTLRPDCAIIGEPTSLQPVRAHKGHMSDAIRILGQSGHSSDPARGVNAIELMHEAIGHILTLRDELKERYHHDAFTIPYPTLNLGHIHGGDASNRICACCEMHMDIRPLPGMTLGDLNGLLNDALAPVSERWPGRLTISELHPPIPGYECPPDHRLVTVVEKLLGTRADVVNYCTEAPFIQELCPTLVLGPGSINQAHQPDEYLETRFIKPTRELITQVVQHFCQL, from the coding sequence GTGAAGACGAAATTACCGCCCTTTATTGAGATTTATCGTGAGCTGATCGCTACCCCCTCCATCAGTGCAACCGAAGCGGCGCTGGACCAAAGTAATGAGGCTTTAATCAATTTGCTGGCAGGCTGGCTGGAAACGATCGGTTTCCAGGTAGAAATCCAACCCGTTCCTGAAACGCGCAATAAATTCAACTTGTTAGCAACAGCCGGACAGGGGGAAGGCGGTCTGATGCTGGCCGGACATACCGATACGGTGCCTTTCGACGACGGGCGCTGGACCCGGGATCCCTTCACGCTGACGGAGCATGACAACAAGCTCTACGGGCTGGGTACCGCCGATATGAAAGGCTTCTTTGCCTTTATCGTCGATGCGCTACGTGACATGGATGTGAAAACGCTTAAAAAACCGCTTTATATTCTGGCTACCGCCGATGAAGAGACTTCCATGGCGGGGGCGCGCTATTTTTCCCAAAGCAGCACCCTGCGCCCCGACTGTGCCATTATCGGCGAGCCGACCTCCCTGCAACCGGTACGCGCCCATAAGGGCCATATGTCCGATGCGATACGTATTCTGGGCCAGTCCGGTCATTCCAGCGATCCGGCGCGCGGTGTGAATGCTATTGAGCTGATGCATGAAGCCATTGGTCATATTCTGACGCTGCGTGACGAGCTGAAAGAGCGCTACCACCATGATGCCTTCACCATCCCTTACCCCACTCTGAACCTGGGTCACATTCACGGCGGCGATGCCTCCAACCGCATCTGCGCCTGCTGCGAGATGCATATGGATATCCGCCCTCTGCCCGGCATGACGCTGGGCGATCTCAACGGCCTGCTGAATGACGCGCTGGCGCCCGTAAGCGAACGCTGGCCGGGGCGACTGACGATTTCTGAACTGCATCCACCGATTCCGGGTTACGAATGTCCACCAGACCACCGACTGGTAACAGTGGTGGAAAAGCTGCTCGGTACCCGAGCGGATGTGGTGAACTACTGCACCGAAGCTCCTTTCATCCAGGAACTGTGCCCGACGCTGGTACTCGGTCCCGGCTCCATCAATCAGGCCCACCAGCCGGACGAGTATCTGGAAACGCGTTTTATTAAGCCTACCCGCGAACTCATCACTCAGGTAGTCCAGCACTTCTGCCAGCTCTGA
- the argC gene encoding N-acetyl-gamma-glutamyl-phosphate reductase, with product MLNTLIVGASGYTGAELAAYIHRHPHMTITALTVSAQSADAGKLISDLHPQLKGRVDLPLQPMDGISAFAKGVDVVFLATAHEVSHDLAPQFLDAGCVVFDLSGAWRVNDPDFYQQYYGFTHQYPALLEQAVYGLAEWQGDKLKEAKLVAVPGCYPTAAQLSLKPLIDGGLLDLNQWPVINATSGVSGAGRKAGLANSFCEVSLQPYGVFTHRHRPEIATHLGTEVIFTPHLGNFPRGILETITCRLRSGVSQTQVAECYAQAYGDKPLVRLYENGVPALKNVVGLPFCDIGFAVQGDHLIVVAAEDNLLKGAAAQAVQCANIRFGFNETESLI from the coding sequence ATGTTGAATACGCTGATTGTCGGAGCCAGTGGGTATACCGGCGCAGAGCTTGCGGCCTACATCCATCGCCATCCACACATGACCATAACCGCTTTGACGGTTTCGGCGCAAAGTGCGGATGCCGGAAAGTTGATTTCCGATCTGCACCCACAGCTGAAGGGGCGGGTCGATCTCCCGTTACAGCCGATGGATGGCATCAGCGCATTCGCCAAAGGCGTGGATGTGGTGTTTCTGGCGACTGCCCATGAGGTGAGTCATGACCTGGCGCCTCAGTTTCTGGACGCGGGTTGCGTGGTGTTCGACCTTTCCGGCGCCTGGCGGGTTAACGATCCTGACTTTTATCAACAGTATTACGGTTTTACTCATCAGTACCCGGCTTTGCTGGAACAGGCGGTTTACGGTCTGGCTGAGTGGCAGGGCGACAAACTGAAAGAGGCGAAACTGGTGGCGGTGCCGGGTTGTTACCCTACGGCGGCCCAGTTGTCTCTGAAACCGCTGATCGACGGCGGGCTGCTGGATCTTAACCAGTGGCCGGTGATCAACGCGACCAGCGGCGTGAGCGGCGCCGGGCGTAAGGCGGGTCTCGCTAACAGTTTCTGCGAAGTGAGTCTGCAACCCTATGGCGTCTTTACCCATCGCCATCGTCCGGAAATTGCCACCCATCTGGGGACCGAGGTGATCTTTACCCCGCACTTGGGCAATTTCCCGCGTGGCATTCTGGAAACCATTACCTGTCGTCTGCGCTCTGGCGTGAGTCAGACCCAGGTGGCTGAATGTTATGCGCAGGCGTATGGCGATAAACCGCTGGTGCGGCTCTATGAAAATGGTGTACCGGCGTTGAAAAACGTGGTTGGCCTGCCGTTCTGCGATATTGGCTTTGCCGTTCAGGGGGATCATCTGATTGTGGTGGCCGCCGAAGATAACCTGCTGAAGGGGGCGGCGGCGCAGGCCGTACAGTGCGCCAATATCCGTTTTGGCTTTAATGAAACCGAATCCCTTATTTAA